One Caulobacter segnis genomic window carries:
- a CDS encoding class I SAM-dependent methyltransferase has translation MAPKIAPAPIVMRTTGWADYALLDSGNGKKLERYGRYTVVRPEPQCFWTPRLDQKVWDNADAVFDPTDEDEAGRWRFKGKPIEKFDLAWGKAKFHGQFTPFRHLAFFPEQAANWAWQDERVRALCATSGPQPKILNLFGYTGVASLVCAAAGAAVTHVDASKKSVGFARENAAFAGLADKPIRWIVEDARKFVAREVRRGNKYDGIILDPPKFGRGADGEVWRLFEDLAALTKDCATLLSDDASFLLMNAYAARVSGAAMSGLLAQELEGRGGVIDWGELSLVEEMGDRQIGLSFFARWSSEG, from the coding sequence ATGGCACCGAAGATCGCTCCCGCCCCCATCGTCATGCGCACCACCGGCTGGGCGGACTACGCCCTGCTGGACAGCGGCAATGGCAAGAAGCTGGAGCGCTACGGCCGCTACACCGTGGTGCGCCCCGAGCCGCAGTGCTTCTGGACCCCGCGCCTGGACCAGAAGGTCTGGGACAACGCCGATGCCGTCTTCGACCCCACCGACGAGGACGAGGCCGGTCGCTGGCGCTTCAAGGGTAAGCCGATCGAGAAGTTCGACCTGGCATGGGGCAAGGCCAAGTTCCACGGCCAGTTCACGCCGTTCCGCCACCTGGCGTTCTTCCCCGAGCAGGCCGCCAACTGGGCGTGGCAGGACGAGCGGGTCCGCGCTCTGTGCGCGACCTCGGGGCCTCAGCCCAAGATCCTGAACCTGTTCGGCTATACGGGCGTGGCCTCACTGGTCTGCGCCGCCGCCGGCGCGGCGGTCACCCATGTCGACGCCTCCAAGAAGTCGGTCGGTTTCGCCCGCGAGAACGCCGCCTTCGCGGGCCTCGCCGACAAGCCGATCCGCTGGATCGTCGAGGACGCCCGCAAGTTCGTGGCCCGCGAGGTGCGGCGCGGCAACAAATACGACGGCATCATCCTGGACCCGCCGAAGTTCGGGCGCGGCGCCGACGGCGAGGTCTGGCGCCTGTTCGAGGACTTGGCCGCCCTGACCAAGGACTGCGCCACCCTGCTCAGCGACGACGCCTCGTTCCTGCTGATGAACGCCTATGCCGCCCGCGTCTCGGGCGCGGCGATGTCGGGCCTTCTGGCCCAGGAGCTGGAAGGCCGCGGCGGCGTCATCGACTGGGGCGAGCTGTCGCTGGTCGAGGAAATGGGCGACCGCCAGATCGGCCTGTCGTTCTTCGCCCGCTGGTCTTCCGAAGGCTGA
- a CDS encoding MBL fold metallo-hydrolase — protein sequence MTQMPIGAVIAPVTPLQQNCTIVWCAKTMKAAVIDPGGEVDRLLKAIADKGLTLEKIWITHGHMDHAGGAAELKVRTGVSIEGPHEDDQFWIDRIQQSGEQYGMPEARIFVTDRWLKDGDKVTLGETEFEVFHCPGHTPGHVVFFHRETKFAQVGDVLFQGSIGRTDFPLGNHQDLIDSITQKLWPLGEDVRFVPGHGPMSTFGAERRSNPFVGDRVVAAMQAQGLAYQAPKNHSPG from the coding sequence ATGACCCAGATGCCCATCGGCGCCGTGATCGCCCCGGTCACCCCGCTGCAGCAGAACTGCACGATCGTCTGGTGCGCCAAGACCATGAAGGCCGCCGTTATCGATCCGGGCGGCGAGGTCGACCGCCTGCTCAAGGCCATCGCCGACAAGGGCCTTACGCTGGAGAAGATCTGGATCACCCACGGCCACATGGACCACGCCGGCGGCGCGGCCGAGCTGAAGGTCCGCACCGGCGTCTCGATCGAGGGCCCGCACGAGGACGACCAGTTCTGGATCGACCGCATCCAGCAGAGCGGCGAGCAGTACGGCATGCCCGAGGCCCGGATTTTCGTCACCGACCGCTGGCTGAAGGACGGCGACAAGGTCACCCTGGGCGAGACCGAGTTCGAGGTCTTCCACTGCCCGGGCCACACACCCGGCCACGTGGTGTTCTTCCACCGCGAGACCAAGTTCGCCCAGGTCGGCGACGTGCTTTTCCAGGGTTCGATCGGCCGGACGGACTTTCCGCTGGGCAACCACCAGGACCTGATCGACTCCATCACCCAGAAGCTGTGGCCGCTGGGCGAGGACGTGCGCTTCGTACCCGGCCATGGACCGATGTCGACCTTCGGGGCCGAGCGGCGGAGCAATCCGTTCGTGGGAGACCGCGTCGTCGCGGCCATGCAGGCCCAGGGCTTGGCCTATCAGGCGCCGAAGAACCACTCGCCGGGCTGA
- a CDS encoding ATP-binding protein, which translates to MTPFRRGAPLFVQALGLVIITLVAAQLISIAVIFNLPPPPPEFYRSSEIVRAIKTGQPVQPRDGRLLVIKQHGAVRAIGPDNPRRADFKAEIGRLIDVPVSRIELQIDNGPRFFVRRQPVTPPKRDEAQRGGQREPFAREPGGRGPGGPDGPPRGKDEPLIFGDFKLGVRQSDGHWLVVEPKPTFRFDSWQQRVLLILLLSVAAVTPLAWLFARRLAQPITAFADAAERLGKDPRTPPLNISGSGEVVAAATAFNNMQERLRRYVEDRTAMVGAIAHDLRTPLTRLKFRIEATPDDVRSKLAADIDQMEAMISATLGFVRDTSRPAERTRLELSSLLESVMDEAAETGRDATVEQAEKVIIEGDPIGLKRMVSNLVENALKYGGAARGRVYAEDGMAIIEIDDDGPGVPPAELERVFEPFYRGEPSRNRETGGIGLGLAVVRSLARAHGGDVTLHNLPNGGLRACVRLPA; encoded by the coding sequence ATGACTCCGTTCCGGCGCGGCGCGCCGCTGTTCGTCCAGGCGCTGGGCCTCGTCATCATCACCCTGGTGGCGGCCCAGCTGATCTCGATCGCGGTCATCTTCAACCTGCCCCCGCCGCCGCCGGAGTTCTACCGGTCCAGCGAGATCGTCCGCGCCATCAAGACCGGCCAGCCGGTGCAGCCGCGCGACGGCCGCCTGCTGGTGATCAAGCAGCATGGCGCGGTCCGGGCGATCGGTCCCGACAATCCCCGCCGCGCCGACTTCAAGGCCGAGATCGGCCGCCTGATCGACGTGCCGGTGAGCCGCATCGAGCTGCAGATCGACAACGGTCCGCGCTTCTTCGTCCGCCGCCAGCCCGTCACCCCGCCCAAGCGCGATGAGGCCCAGCGCGGCGGCCAGCGCGAGCCCTTCGCCCGCGAGCCCGGCGGCCGGGGTCCGGGCGGCCCCGACGGTCCTCCCCGGGGCAAGGACGAGCCGCTGATCTTCGGCGATTTCAAGCTGGGCGTGCGCCAGAGCGACGGCCACTGGCTGGTGGTCGAACCCAAGCCGACCTTCCGCTTCGACAGCTGGCAGCAGCGCGTCCTGCTGATCCTGCTGCTTTCAGTTGCGGCTGTCACGCCGCTGGCGTGGCTGTTCGCCCGCCGCCTGGCCCAGCCGATCACCGCCTTCGCCGACGCCGCCGAGCGCCTGGGCAAGGATCCCCGCACCCCGCCGCTGAACATCTCGGGCTCGGGCGAGGTGGTGGCCGCCGCCACGGCCTTCAACAACATGCAGGAACGCCTGCGCCGCTATGTCGAGGACCGCACGGCCATGGTCGGAGCCATCGCCCACGACCTGCGCACGCCGCTGACCCGCCTGAAGTTCCGCATCGAGGCCACGCCCGACGACGTCCGCTCGAAGCTGGCCGCCGACATCGACCAGATGGAGGCGATGATCTCGGCCACCCTGGGCTTCGTGCGCGACACCAGCCGCCCGGCCGAACGCACGCGGCTGGAGCTGTCCTCGCTGCTGGAAAGCGTGATGGACGAGGCGGCGGAAACCGGTCGCGACGCAACCGTCGAACAGGCCGAGAAGGTGATCATCGAGGGCGACCCCATCGGCCTGAAGCGGATGGTCTCGAACCTGGTCGAGAACGCCCTGAAGTACGGCGGCGCGGCGCGCGGCCGAGTCTACGCCGAGGACGGCATGGCGATCATCGAGATCGACGACGACGGCCCCGGCGTGCCTCCGGCCGAGCTGGAGCGGGTGTTCGAGCCGTTCTATCGCGGCGAGCCCTCGCGCAACCGCGAGACGGGCGGCATCGGCCTGGGGCTGGCGGTCGTCCGCTCGCTAGCCCGCGCCCACGGCGGCGACGTCACCCTGCACAATCTCCCCAACGG
- the hrpB gene encoding ATP-dependent helicase HrpB produces the protein MLPIFEALPALKGALSERETAVLVAPPGAGKTTAVPLALLEEPWTQGRKIIVLEPRRLAARAAASRMAANLGESVGETVGFRVRLQSKVSARTRIEVVTEGVFTRMILDDPGLDGVAAVLFDEFHERSLDADLGLAFARDVQSVLRDDLRLLVMSATLDGARISSLLANAPIVESQGRMFPVDTRYLGRDERPQATRMGLEERVGRAVERALAEESGSILVFLPGQGEIRRAENWLNERLRRPDVDIAPLYGALEPAVQDRAISAAPAGRRKVVLATSIAETSLTIEGVRVVIDAGLARVPRYDPASGITRLETVRVSRAAADQRRGRAGRTEPGVCYRLWDEPETRALPAFARPEILEADLSRLALDLARWGARDPSGLTFLDPPPAAAFAEARTLLGRIQALDASGDLTAHGKALAEMPLPPRLAHMVVRAAASGQAREAAEIAAVLTEQGLGGKDVDLRRRLENLHRDRSPRARDAMALVERWSRAAVRKSGSVEMETGLMLAEAYPERVAKARGKPGEFQLAGGRGVYLEPTDPLAREAWLAVGELGGGDSRDRILLAAAVDEVDLREAFADRLVAEDRLETAGGKVRAKRLLRLGKLVLEERLIENPDPAMIARALMDQVRADGLSGLRLGQGVEGFRSRVAFLRGLDGEAWPDLSDAALIARLDEWLEPLLHGRSSLASLDESSLDGAIRALVPWDLQQKIDQMLPARFKAPTGTTVAIDYAAEAGPRIDIRVQELFGLTEHPSIAGGKVPLVLSLLSPGHKPIQITRDLPGFWKGSWREVKVEMKGRYPRHVWPDDPAAAAPTTRAKPRGT, from the coding sequence ATGTTGCCCATTTTCGAGGCCCTTCCGGCGCTGAAAGGCGCCCTGAGCGAACGGGAGACCGCCGTTCTCGTCGCGCCGCCCGGGGCGGGCAAGACGACGGCCGTTCCCTTGGCCCTCCTGGAAGAGCCGTGGACGCAAGGGCGCAAGATCATCGTCCTGGAGCCCCGCCGCCTGGCCGCCCGCGCCGCCGCGTCGCGCATGGCCGCCAATTTGGGCGAATCCGTTGGCGAGACCGTCGGCTTCCGCGTGCGCCTGCAGTCGAAGGTCTCGGCCCGGACGCGGATCGAGGTGGTCACCGAGGGCGTCTTCACCCGGATGATTCTCGACGACCCCGGACTGGACGGCGTCGCGGCGGTGCTGTTCGACGAGTTTCACGAGCGCAGCCTGGACGCGGACCTTGGCCTAGCCTTCGCGCGCGACGTCCAGAGCGTCCTGCGCGACGACCTGCGCCTGCTGGTCATGTCGGCGACCCTGGACGGGGCGCGGATCTCGTCGCTTCTGGCGAACGCCCCGATCGTCGAGAGCCAGGGGCGGATGTTCCCGGTCGACACCCGCTACCTCGGCCGTGACGAGCGCCCCCAAGCAACAAGAATGGGCCTGGAAGAGCGCGTCGGCCGCGCCGTCGAACGCGCCCTGGCCGAGGAGAGCGGCTCGATTCTGGTCTTCCTGCCGGGCCAGGGCGAGATTCGCCGTGCCGAGAACTGGCTGAACGAGCGCCTGCGCCGGCCGGACGTCGACATCGCGCCGCTATATGGCGCGCTGGAGCCCGCCGTCCAGGACCGGGCCATCTCGGCCGCGCCGGCCGGCCGTCGTAAAGTCGTGTTGGCGACTTCGATCGCCGAGACCAGCCTGACCATCGAGGGCGTCCGCGTGGTCATCGACGCCGGCCTGGCCCGCGTGCCGCGCTACGACCCCGCCTCGGGCATCACCCGGCTGGAGACTGTCCGCGTCAGCCGCGCCGCCGCCGACCAGCGCCGGGGCCGCGCCGGCCGCACCGAGCCGGGCGTCTGCTACCGCCTGTGGGACGAGCCCGAGACCCGCGCGTTGCCGGCCTTCGCCCGTCCCGAGATCCTGGAGGCCGACCTCTCGCGCCTGGCTTTGGACCTGGCCCGCTGGGGGGCGCGCGATCCTTCGGGCCTGACCTTCCTGGACCCGCCGCCGGCCGCCGCCTTCGCCGAGGCGCGGACCTTGCTGGGCCGCATCCAGGCGCTGGACGCCTCGGGCGATCTGACCGCCCACGGCAAGGCCCTGGCCGAGATGCCGCTGCCGCCGCGCCTGGCGCACATGGTCGTCCGCGCCGCCGCTTCGGGCCAGGCCCGCGAGGCCGCCGAGATCGCCGCCGTGCTGACCGAGCAGGGTCTGGGCGGCAAGGATGTCGACCTGCGCCGGCGGCTGGAGAACCTGCACCGCGACCGCTCGCCGCGCGCCCGCGACGCCATGGCCCTGGTCGAGCGCTGGAGCCGCGCGGCGGTCCGTAAGTCCGGCAGCGTCGAGATGGAAACTGGCCTGATGCTGGCCGAGGCCTATCCCGAGCGGGTGGCCAAGGCGCGCGGCAAGCCGGGCGAGTTCCAGCTGGCCGGTGGGCGCGGCGTCTATCTGGAGCCGACCGATCCCCTGGCGCGGGAGGCCTGGCTGGCGGTGGGCGAGCTGGGCGGGGGCGACAGCCGCGACCGGATCCTGCTGGCTGCGGCCGTCGACGAGGTCGACCTGCGCGAGGCCTTCGCCGATCGGCTGGTGGCCGAGGACCGCCTGGAGACCGCCGGCGGCAAGGTCCGCGCCAAGCGGCTGCTGCGGCTGGGCAAGCTGGTGCTGGAGGAGCGGCTGATCGAGAACCCCGACCCGGCCATGATCGCCCGGGCCCTGATGGATCAGGTCCGGGCCGACGGCCTGTCGGGCCTGCGGCTGGGGCAGGGTGTCGAGGGCTTCCGTAGCCGTGTCGCCTTCCTGCGCGGGTTGGACGGCGAGGCCTGGCCAGATCTGTCCGACGCCGCCTTGATCGCGCGTCTAGACGAGTGGCTGGAGCCTCTGCTGCACGGCCGCTCGTCCCTGGCCAGCCTCGACGAGAGCAGCCTGGACGGCGCGATCCGCGCGCTGGTCCCCTGGGACCTGCAGCAGAAGATCGACCAGATGCTGCCGGCCCGCTTCAAGGCGCCGACCGGCACCACGGTGGCTATCGACTACGCCGCCGAGGCCGGCCCGCGCATCGACATCCGCGTGCAGGAGCTGTTCGGCCTGACCGAGCATCCCAGCATCGCCGGCGGCAAGGTGCCGCTGGTGCTGTCGCTGCTGTCGCCGGGCCACAAGCCGATCCAGATCACCCGCGACCTGCCTGGCTTCTGGAAGGGCTCGTGGCGCGAGGTGAAGGTCGAGATGAAGGGGCGCTATCCGCGCCACGTCTGGCCGGACGACCCGGCGGCGGCCGCGCCGACGACGCGGGCGAAGCCGCGCGGGACTTGA
- a CDS encoding amino acid permease: MWRVKSLDAILATAEKKSLHRSLGAFQLTMLGIGGIIGTGIFVLTAEAAQKAGPGMMLAFVIAGFVCAVAALCYAELASMVPVAGSAYTYSYAVLGEFVAWLVGWALILEYAVAASAVAVGWSGYVVGLIEHSLHVTLPVALTSGPYIAGGIVNLPAIIISLAVTGLLILGTTESATVNAVLVTIKVAALVAFIALALPVINDANFHPFAPLGTPGVIGAAASIFFAYVGFDAVSTAAEETKNPQKNIPIGLIGSLVICTIFYLLVAAGAIGAYGAQPVFGPAGEILAPGSKALADQCSTLSQAGNMPLVCSREALAHVLRQIGHPAVGNLLGIAAGIALPSVILMMIYGQTRIFFVMSRDGLLPSVLSNVHPKFKTPHIVTMITGVGVTLAAAFLPVGKLADISNSGTLFAFLMVAIAVMILRVKQPGRARPFRTPLVWLIAPIAAAGTIVLFMFLPHDAKILFPIWSAIGLVVYFAYGFWNSGVRKGVDEVPELDPNAPATGVAPMPGAPAPGSKEERD; encoded by the coding sequence ATGTGGCGCGTAAAATCGCTTGATGCGATCCTAGCGACGGCTGAGAAAAAATCCCTTCACCGCTCGCTCGGCGCCTTCCAGCTGACCATGCTGGGCATCGGAGGGATCATCGGCACCGGCATCTTCGTGCTGACGGCCGAAGCGGCCCAGAAGGCCGGTCCGGGCATGATGCTGGCCTTCGTCATCGCCGGTTTCGTCTGCGCCGTGGCCGCCCTCTGCTACGCCGAACTGGCCTCGATGGTTCCCGTCGCCGGTTCCGCCTACACCTACTCCTACGCCGTGCTGGGCGAGTTCGTCGCCTGGCTGGTCGGTTGGGCCCTGATCCTGGAATACGCCGTGGCCGCCTCGGCCGTGGCCGTGGGCTGGTCCGGCTATGTCGTCGGCCTGATCGAGCACTCGCTGCACGTGACCCTGCCCGTGGCGCTGACCTCGGGTCCGTACATCGCGGGCGGCATCGTCAACCTGCCGGCCATCATCATCTCGCTGGCCGTCACCGGCCTGCTGATCCTGGGCACCACCGAGAGCGCCACGGTCAACGCCGTGCTCGTGACCATCAAGGTCGCGGCCCTGGTGGCCTTCATCGCCCTGGCCCTGCCGGTCATCAACGACGCCAACTTCCACCCCTTCGCGCCGCTGGGCACGCCGGGCGTGATCGGCGCCGCCGCCTCGATCTTCTTCGCCTATGTGGGCTTCGACGCCGTCTCCACGGCCGCCGAGGAGACCAAGAACCCGCAGAAGAACATCCCGATCGGCCTGATCGGTTCGCTGGTCATCTGCACGATCTTCTACCTGCTGGTCGCGGCCGGCGCGATCGGCGCCTATGGCGCGCAACCGGTCTTCGGTCCGGCCGGCGAGATCCTGGCGCCCGGCTCCAAGGCCCTGGCCGACCAGTGCTCGACCCTGAGCCAAGCGGGCAACATGCCGCTGGTCTGCTCGCGTGAAGCCCTGGCCCACGTGCTGCGCCAGATCGGCCACCCCGCCGTCGGCAACCTGCTCGGCATCGCCGCCGGCATCGCCCTGCCCTCGGTCATCCTGATGATGATCTACGGCCAGACCCGCATCTTCTTCGTGATGTCGCGCGACGGGCTGCTGCCGAGCGTCCTCTCGAACGTCCACCCCAAGTTCAAGACCCCGCATATCGTGACCATGATCACGGGCGTGGGCGTGACCCTGGCCGCCGCCTTCCTGCCGGTGGGCAAGCTGGCCGACATCTCGAACTCGGGCACCCTGTTCGCCTTCCTGATGGTGGCGATCGCGGTGATGATCCTGCGCGTCAAGCAGCCGGGCCGCGCCCGTCCGTTCAGGACGCCGCTGGTCTGGTTGATCGCGCCGATCGCGGCGGCCGGCACGATCGTGCTGTTCATGTTCCTGCCGCACGACGCCAAGATCCTGTTCCCGATCTGGTCGGCGATCGGCCTGGTCGTCTACTTCGCCTACGGCTTCTGGAACTCGGGCGTCCGCAAGGGCGTGGACGAGGTGCCGGAACTGGATCCGAACGCGCCGGCCACGGGCGTCGCCCCGATGCCGGGCGCCCCGGCCCCGGGTTCGAAGGAAGAACGCGATTGA
- a CDS encoding response regulator yields the protein MENVQNTAQGDLDTPRGAAPRILIVDDDPGIRDVVSDFLTRHGYAVETAQDARTMEQVLARGPIDLIVLDVMLPGEDGLAICRRLSAASDGPAIIMLSAMGEETDRIVGLELGADDYLPKPCNPRELLARVRAVLRRRQEPRAVDDAMGAACEFAGWRLDLVRRELRSPQSVVVNLSSGEFSLLRAFVERPQRVLTRDQLLDLARGRDSDAYDRAIDVQISRLRRKLDDGGGSELIRTIRSEGYMFTAKVVRTP from the coding sequence ATGGAAAATGTCCAGAACACCGCCCAGGGCGACCTCGACACTCCGCGCGGCGCGGCGCCGCGCATCCTGATCGTCGACGACGATCCAGGCATCCGCGACGTCGTCTCCGACTTCCTCACCCGCCACGGCTACGCGGTCGAGACCGCCCAGGACGCCCGCACCATGGAGCAGGTTCTGGCGCGCGGTCCTATCGACCTGATCGTGCTGGACGTCATGCTGCCCGGCGAGGACGGTCTGGCGATCTGCCGCCGCCTGTCGGCCGCCAGCGACGGCCCGGCCATCATCATGCTCTCGGCCATGGGCGAGGAGACCGACCGCATCGTCGGCCTGGAGCTTGGCGCCGACGACTACCTGCCCAAGCCCTGCAATCCCCGCGAGCTGCTGGCCCGCGTCCGCGCCGTGCTGCGCCGCCGTCAGGAGCCGCGCGCCGTCGACGACGCCATGGGCGCGGCCTGCGAGTTCGCCGGCTGGCGCCTGGATCTGGTCCGCCGTGAGCTGCGCTCGCCCCAGTCGGTGGTCGTCAACCTTTCCAGCGGCGAGTTCTCGCTGCTGCGCGCCTTCGTCGAGCGGCCCCAGCGGGTCCTGACCCGCGACCAACTGCTGGACCTGGCCCGCGGTCGCGACAGCGACGCCTACGACCGCGCCATAGACGTCCAGATCAGCCGCCTGCGCCGCAAGCTGGACGACGGCGGCGGCAGCGAGCTGATCCGCACGATCCGCAGCGAAGGCTACATGTTCACCGCCAAGGTCGTCCGCACCCCATGA
- a CDS encoding TrmH family RNA methyltransferase — MNTKTVTSLTNNTVKAVRALHMRKEREESGLFLAEGLKIVIEAIDCGHAPRIVMYGPDAADHPMLKKAVAACVKAGGEVIEVNREILEKVSRRDNPQAVVAVFKQVYTPLSAIVPESAPCWVAMQAVRDPGNLGTVIRTADAAGCGGVILVGDCVDPYSVEGVRATMGSIFAVKIAKATISEFLAWREEWPGSVIGTLLTATVDHKSADYVKPSLILMGNEQQGLPPELAAACDVNVKIPMRGRADSLNLSVATGIMIYTVTG; from the coding sequence ATGAACACCAAGACCGTCACCTCCCTGACCAACAACACCGTCAAGGCCGTCCGCGCCCTGCACATGCGCAAGGAGCGCGAGGAGAGCGGCCTGTTCCTGGCCGAGGGCCTGAAGATCGTCATCGAGGCGATCGACTGCGGCCACGCGCCCAGGATCGTCATGTACGGTCCCGACGCCGCCGACCACCCGATGCTGAAGAAGGCCGTCGCGGCCTGCGTGAAGGCCGGCGGCGAGGTGATCGAGGTCAATCGCGAGATCCTGGAAAAGGTCTCGCGCCGCGACAACCCGCAGGCGGTCGTGGCCGTGTTCAAGCAGGTCTACACGCCCCTGTCGGCCATCGTGCCCGAGAGCGCGCCGTGCTGGGTGGCCATGCAGGCCGTCCGCGACCCCGGCAACCTGGGCACCGTGATCCGCACCGCCGACGCCGCCGGCTGCGGCGGGGTGATCCTGGTCGGCGACTGCGTCGACCCCTACTCGGTCGAAGGCGTGCGAGCGACCATGGGCTCGATCTTCGCGGTGAAGATCGCCAAGGCCACCATTTCCGAGTTCCTGGCCTGGCGCGAGGAATGGCCCGGCAGCGTGATCGGCACCCTGCTGACCGCCACGGTCGACCACAAGTCCGCCGACTACGTGAAGCCCTCGCTGATCCTGATGGGCAACGAACAGCAGGGCCTGCCGCCCGAACTGGCCGCCGCCTGTGACGTCAACGTCAAGATCCCGATGCGCGGCCGCGCCGACAGCCTGAACCTGTCGGTGGCCACGGGGATCATGATCTACACGGTGACGGGGTAG